The Chryseobacterium wanjuense genome includes a window with the following:
- the pheS gene encoding phenylalanine--tRNA ligase subunit alpha produces the protein MIEKIEELLVEVNSFNATSKEDIENFRIKYNGKKGVLNDFYETLKAVPNDQKKEFGQKINTLKQAVNVKLEDLKNSSTSSVVVEKEDLTRPAFPLDLGSRHPINLVKNRIIEIFKSIGFAVADGPEIEDDWHNFTALNLPEYHPARDMQDTFFIEQNPDILLRTHTSSVQIRYMEENQPPIRILSPGRVFRNEAVSSRSHCIFHQIEGLYIDENVSFADLKQTIQFFTTELFGKSKIRLRPSYFPFTEPSAEIDVYWGLNSETDYRITKGTGWLEIMGCGMVDPAVLKNVNIDAEKYSGYAFGMGIERIVMLLYQMSDIRMFFENDIRTLEQFKTL, from the coding sequence ATGATAGAAAAGATAGAAGAATTACTGGTTGAGGTAAACAGCTTCAATGCTACATCTAAAGAGGATATCGAAAACTTCCGAATTAAGTACAATGGTAAAAAAGGTGTTTTGAATGATTTCTATGAAACATTAAAAGCAGTTCCCAACGACCAGAAGAAAGAATTCGGGCAGAAGATCAATACTCTGAAGCAGGCTGTTAACGTAAAATTGGAAGATTTGAAAAACTCTTCTACATCTTCTGTTGTCGTAGAGAAAGAAGATCTTACGAGACCTGCTTTTCCATTGGATCTGGGATCAAGACACCCTATTAATCTGGTGAAAAACAGAATTATAGAGATTTTTAAATCTATCGGATTTGCTGTAGCAGACGGGCCGGAAATCGAGGACGACTGGCACAACTTTACCGCCCTGAATCTCCCTGAATATCACCCAGCAAGAGATATGCAGGACACGTTCTTCATTGAGCAGAATCCTGATATTTTATTGAGAACGCATACTTCTTCGGTACAGATCCGATATATGGAGGAAAACCAGCCACCCATCAGGATTTTATCTCCGGGAAGGGTGTTCAGAAATGAAGCGGTTTCTTCACGTTCGCACTGTATTTTCCATCAGATCGAGGGATTGTATATTGATGAAAATGTAAGCTTTGCAGATTTGAAACAGACGATCCAGTTCTTCACGACAGAGCTTTTTGGTAAGTCTAAAATAAGATTAAGACCTTCTTATTTCCCTTTTACCGAGCCGAGTGCCGAGATTGATGTGTATTGGGGACTGAATTCTGAAACCGATTACAGGATCACGAAAGGAACAGGATGGCTGGAAATTATGGGCTGCGGAATGGTAGACCCGGCTGTTTTGAAAAACGTAAATATTGATGCTGAGAAATATTCGGGATATGCCTTCGGGATGGGGATAGAACGAATCGTCATGCTTCTTTACCAAATGAGCGACATCAGAATGTTCTTCGAAAATGATATCAGAACACTGGAACAGTTTAAAACTTTATAA
- a CDS encoding YceI family protein — MKRKLFSLVIPAFFATAVVISCKKDKPLSSETNEVTTTKDGNQYAIDTLNSKVEWKGYKILKSENTSHFGTIKFESGDVTIKDGKLESGKFVADMNSLTSVDLKDDAEQLGKLNGHLKSGDFFEVEKFPTASYEITKVTPSAEGDYNTLLDGNLTIKGITKPVQFKANVSVKEGEASIATEPKDINREEFGVKFQAPAENGVIKNEVTLQINVKALEKK, encoded by the coding sequence ATGAAGAGAAAGCTGTTTTCACTGGTTATTCCTGCTTTTTTTGCAACAGCTGTGGTTATTTCTTGTAAAAAAGACAAACCGCTTTCCAGTGAGACTAATGAGGTGACGACTACGAAAGACGGAAATCAGTATGCAATAGATACGCTGAACAGTAAGGTTGAATGGAAGGGATATAAAATTCTTAAATCTGAAAACACAAGCCATTTCGGAACAATTAAGTTTGAAAGTGGTGATGTAACGATTAAAGACGGAAAGCTGGAAAGCGGAAAATTCGTTGCAGATATGAATTCTCTCACTTCAGTAGATCTAAAAGACGATGCTGAACAGCTGGGAAAACTGAACGGGCACCTGAAAAGCGGCGACTTTTTCGAAGTGGAAAAATTCCCGACGGCTTCTTATGAGATCACAAAAGTTACCCCATCCGCAGAAGGTGATTATAACACTCTTTTGGATGGTAATCTTACGATCAAAGGGATTACAAAACCTGTTCAGTTCAAAGCCAATGTTTCTGTAAAAGAAGGGGAAGCAAGCATTGCAACTGAGCCTAAAGATATTAATAGAGAAGAGTTTGGGGTGAAATTCCAGGCTCCGGCTGAAAACGGTGTGATCAAAAATGAGGTGACTCTTCAGATCAACGTAAAAGCTTTAGAGAAAAAATAA
- a CDS encoding sulfate/molybdate ABC transporter ATP-binding protein produces MLLEINNLYFSYSKEKPLFQNLNLRFEEGKIVALAGESGCGKSTLLSLIYGLLDWQSGDIIFDSEKLLGPKGNLVPGEAEMKLVAQNFDLMPYATVAENVGKFISNINLAKKKETVSELLEVVGLEEFAHVLPKYLSGGQQQRVAIARALSVLPKLLILDEPFSNLDFPRKIELREKLFTYVKQRNITLIISTHELQDIIPWLDQIIVLQNGRLIQNDNPEETFRNPYNSYVAKLFGEVNIFNENEMTDFQISKFSYHPKQIKISENGFDADVLESRFAGNHYWNKLKVMNKEVIVYTDNKIQDAVRISFI; encoded by the coding sequence ATGCTATTAGAAATAAACAATTTATATTTTTCATATTCTAAGGAAAAACCGCTGTTTCAGAACTTAAATCTGAGATTTGAAGAAGGTAAAATTGTCGCGCTTGCCGGCGAAAGCGGATGCGGTAAATCAACTTTACTAAGCTTGATTTACGGGCTTCTCGATTGGCAAAGCGGAGACATTATTTTTGACAGTGAAAAACTTTTGGGACCCAAAGGAAATCTGGTTCCCGGAGAGGCGGAAATGAAACTTGTGGCTCAGAATTTTGATCTGATGCCTTATGCTACCGTAGCCGAAAATGTAGGAAAATTTATTTCAAATATTAATCTCGCGAAGAAAAAAGAAACCGTTTCCGAACTTCTTGAAGTGGTCGGATTGGAAGAATTTGCCCATGTTTTGCCTAAATATTTAAGCGGTGGACAGCAACAGCGGGTAGCCATTGCGAGAGCTCTTTCCGTTCTTCCAAAATTGCTGATTCTTGATGAACCTTTCAGTAATCTTGATTTTCCGAGAAAAATCGAACTGCGCGAAAAATTGTTTACATATGTAAAACAGCGCAATATTACTTTAATCATTTCCACCCATGAGCTTCAGGATATTATTCCTTGGCTAGATCAGATTATTGTTCTGCAAAACGGAAGATTAATTCAGAATGACAATCCGGAAGAAACTTTCAGAAATCCATACAATTCTTATGTTGCCAAGCTTTTCGGGGAAGTGAATATTTTTAATGAAAATGAAATGACCGATTTTCAGATTTCAAAATTTTCATATCATCCCAAACAAATAAAAATCTCTGAAAACGGCTTTGATGCTGATGTTTTGGAAAGTCGATTTGCCGGAAACCATTACTGGAACAAACTGAAAGTGATGAATAAGGAAGTGATAGTTTATACGGACAATAAAATTCAGGATGCTGTTAGAATTTCTTTTATTTAA
- a CDS encoding zinc ribbon domain-containing protein YjdM: protein MSDTILCPKCSSEFTYPSDNMMVCSQCFYEWNPEETVAEASNSGKILDSNGNELQDGDSVVVIKDLPVKGAPKPVKAGTKVKNIRLRPDSDHNIDCKIDGFGSMALKSEFVKKA, encoded by the coding sequence ATGAGTGATACAATACTTTGTCCGAAATGCAGCTCAGAATTTACCTATCCGAGCGACAATATGATGGTGTGTTCCCAATGTTTCTACGAATGGAATCCGGAAGAAACAGTTGCTGAAGCATCAAATTCAGGAAAAATTTTAGATTCGAATGGTAATGAACTGCAAGACGGAGATTCTGTGGTTGTTATTAAAGATTTACCCGTAAAAGGAGCTCCAAAACCTGTAAAAGCTGGTACTAAAGTGAAAAATATTCGTTTAAGACCAGACAGCGACCATAATATTGACTGTAAAATTGATGGTTTCGGGTCGATGGCTCTGAAATCAGAATTTGTGAAAAAGGCATAA
- a CDS encoding RsmB/NOP family class I SAM-dependent RNA methyltransferase, translating to MELIHRNLAIGIHDALQETFFEKNKYADKVIERLLKANKKWGSQDRAVVSEIFYNIIRWKKRLEYYMGEGVKPNNIYKLIIAYLLWSKTNYKKFEEFDGIKIADILTKLKKSTVPTKAIEYSIPEWLAETLEKELGSKWEKEMQALNEQAPTVLRANSLRTTPKELISDLSDENVVAYPIKNYPDAVQLEEKKNVFLTTAFKEGLFEVQDASSQKIGYFLDVKEGQRVVDACAGAGGKTLHLAALMGNKGQIIALDIFEWKLAELKRRAKRAGAHNIETRLISDNKVIKRLHEKADRLLIDAPCSGLGVLKRNPDSKWKIDQEFIDRIKTEQQQILQDYSKMLKIGGKMVYATCSILPSENNGQVEEFLKNNPNFKMLKDEKVMPSEGYDGFYMALIERVS from the coding sequence ATGGAACTTATTCACAGAAACTTAGCGATCGGAATTCACGATGCTTTACAGGAAACATTTTTCGAGAAAAATAAATATGCCGATAAAGTAATCGAAAGACTTTTAAAAGCCAATAAAAAATGGGGAAGCCAGGACAGAGCCGTTGTTTCGGAGATTTTCTATAATATCATCCGTTGGAAAAAACGCCTTGAATATTATATGGGAGAAGGTGTGAAGCCCAACAATATTTATAAACTTATCATTGCTTACCTTTTGTGGAGCAAAACAAATTATAAAAAGTTTGAGGAATTTGACGGAATAAAAATCGCCGATATCCTTACAAAACTTAAAAAATCTACAGTTCCTACCAAAGCTATAGAATATTCTATTCCAGAATGGCTTGCTGAGACACTGGAGAAAGAATTGGGATCAAAATGGGAAAAAGAAATGCAGGCTCTGAATGAGCAGGCTCCGACTGTTTTGAGAGCAAATTCTCTGAGAACCACACCGAAAGAGCTTATTTCTGATCTTTCTGATGAAAATGTGGTTGCCTATCCTATTAAAAATTATCCCGATGCCGTTCAATTGGAGGAGAAAAAGAATGTTTTTCTTACAACTGCCTTTAAAGAAGGATTATTTGAAGTTCAGGATGCTTCTTCACAAAAAATCGGATATTTCCTGGATGTAAAAGAAGGACAAAGAGTTGTGGACGCGTGCGCAGGAGCCGGCGGAAAAACCCTTCACCTGGCTGCTTTGATGGGAAATAAAGGACAAATCATCGCTTTAGATATTTTCGAATGGAAATTGGCAGAATTGAAACGCCGTGCCAAAAGAGCCGGAGCCCACAACATTGAAACCCGCCTGATTTCTGATAATAAAGTCATCAAAAGGCTTCACGAAAAAGCCGACAGACTACTGATTGACGCGCCTTGTTCCGGTCTTGGAGTTTTGAAAAGAAATCCGGACAGCAAATGGAAAATCGATCAGGAATTCATCGACAGAATTAAAACAGAACAGCAACAAATCCTTCAAGACTATTCTAAAATGCTTAAAATAGGAGGAAAAATGGTGTACGCAACATGTTCTATCCTTCCATCTGAAAATAACGGGCAGGTAGAAGAATTCTTGAAAAACAACCCTAATTTCAAAATGCTAAAAGATGAAAAAGTAATGCCTAGCGAAGGCTACGACGGATTCTACATGGCTTTGATAGAGAGAGTTTCTTAA
- a CDS encoding GLPGLI family protein gives MHQRILFSFFILLFCLSFGQTYEVQYISSSNGKVLTEQPPTLVWANEKENFILNNKIREQKAEYPFTITKIEKPSNTVVSYALLKPNEIISTSDAEAIGKQTFEFTNETKKILGYKCKKAVIKINSNTIEVWYTNDLKIQGGPSTIGQNLGFVLEIERNKNSLISANSIKKVKKTDIENILKGPINSIDKLSYGDLLWKSTFTTLKVFDNETINFSDESKSDEKIKRFANGTIILKKIKFPKISEGENIFVELKQQSNGDAYDRTGTVFFIPQNKPQSFLDGLEKGVKTLPVYENGNGKQYYGITATENYDPPVEMMRFFTAFGINKFNHIQLKDKNWQTISPYREDITDLKPSLSEKELWVGAFIGNYDKGGHKVSLEITIHKSDQGTYKNNAVIPLFNTLNIMEMAGQDYSTMFNNDKGLFVEFTLKKDLKNAQLKYTTTGHGGWENGDEFVPKVNSIFLDGKMTYSFIPWRSECGSYRLYNPASGNFPDGLSSSDLSRSNWCPGTVTNPNFIPLGDLKAGKHTIQVKIPQGPTEGTSFSSWNVSGVLLGSE, from the coding sequence ATGCATCAAAGAATTTTATTCAGCTTTTTTATCTTATTATTTTGCCTGTCTTTCGGGCAGACTTATGAAGTTCAGTACATCAGCTCATCCAACGGAAAAGTGTTGACTGAGCAACCTCCTACCCTAGTCTGGGCAAACGAAAAGGAAAATTTTATATTAAACAATAAAATAAGAGAACAAAAAGCAGAATATCCATTCACAATAACGAAAATTGAAAAACCGTCCAATACAGTCGTTTCTTATGCACTTTTGAAACCTAACGAAATTATTTCAACTTCTGATGCAGAAGCTATTGGGAAGCAAACTTTTGAATTTACAAACGAAACAAAAAAAATATTAGGCTACAAATGTAAAAAAGCGGTCATCAAGATCAATTCCAATACGATCGAAGTCTGGTACACCAATGATCTGAAAATACAAGGCGGACCTTCTACGATCGGGCAAAATTTAGGTTTTGTTTTAGAAATCGAAAGAAATAAAAACTCATTAATTTCCGCTAATTCCATTAAAAAAGTCAAAAAAACCGATATTGAAAATATTCTTAAAGGTCCGATAAACTCTATCGATAAGCTAAGTTACGGTGATCTTTTGTGGAAAAGCACATTCACGACATTGAAGGTTTTTGATAATGAAACGATCAACTTTTCGGACGAATCAAAATCAGACGAAAAAATAAAAAGATTCGCCAACGGAACCATTATTCTGAAAAAAATTAAGTTTCCTAAAATATCGGAAGGCGAAAATATTTTCGTTGAACTGAAACAGCAGTCGAACGGTGATGCTTACGACAGAACCGGAACTGTTTTCTTTATTCCCCAGAATAAACCTCAATCTTTCCTTGATGGACTGGAAAAAGGCGTAAAAACATTACCGGTCTATGAAAACGGAAACGGAAAGCAATACTACGGAATCACAGCAACAGAAAACTACGATCCCCCTGTTGAAATGATGCGTTTTTTCACGGCTTTCGGGATTAATAAATTTAACCATATTCAACTAAAAGATAAAAACTGGCAGACGATCAGTCCGTACAGAGAAGATATTACCGATCTGAAACCATCTCTGTCTGAGAAGGAATTGTGGGTCGGTGCATTCATCGGTAATTACGACAAAGGTGGCCACAAAGTAAGTCTTGAAATCACCATCCATAAAAGCGACCAGGGTACTTATAAAAACAATGCCGTAATTCCTCTATTCAACACCTTGAATATCATGGAAATGGCAGGTCAGGATTATTCTACGATGTTTAATAATGACAAAGGATTATTTGTAGAGTTTACCTTAAAAAAAGATTTGAAAAACGCACAATTGAAATATACAACAACAGGTCATGGTGGTTGGGAAAACGGCGACGAGTTCGTTCCTAAAGTCAATTCTATTTTCCTGGACGGGAAAATGACCTATTCTTTCATCCCATGGAGATCAGAGTGCGGCTCTTACCGTCTTTATAATCCTGCATCAGGAAATTTTCCGGACGGACTTTCATCATCAGATTTAAGCAGATCAAACTGGTGTCCGGGAACGGTTACCAATCCTAATTTCATTCCTCTTGGAGATCTGAAAGCAGGGAAACACACCATTCAGGTGAAAATTCCGCAGGGCCCTACAGAAGGAACGAGTTTTAGCTCTTGGAATGTTTCAGGAGTATTACTAGGATCTGAATAA
- the asnB gene encoding asparagine synthase B: MCGIVCLFDAKQKTEILRPQVLEMSKKIRHRGPDWSGVFQDEKVIFSHERLAIVDPTSGKQPLFTKDGKIVLAVNGEIYNHRELKEEFPDYEFQTQSDCEVILALYKKYGKNFIEKLNGIFAFSLYDIENDVYLIARDHMGICPLYHGWDKNGNYYVASELKALEGICKTIETFLPGHLVYSKDGSELQQWYTRDWENFDHVKDNETDISKLRKGLEDAVHRQLMSDVPYGVLLSGGLDSSVISAITAKFARQRIESGDTQEAWYPRLHSFAVGLVGSPDLEAARKAAEHIGSVHHEVNFTVQEGLDAIRDVIYHLETYDVTTVRASTPMYLLARVIKSMGIKMVLSGEGSDELFGGYLYFHKAPNAKEFHDETVRKLGKLHLYDCLRANKALMSWGIEGRVPFLDKEFMDIAMTVNPKDKMVSKAEGKIEKWVLRKAFEDILPDSIVWRQKEQFSDGVGYSWIDTLKAVAEKEVTDEMMASAKFRFPLNTPQNKEEYRYRTIFEEHFPSETAAATVPSVPSVACSTPIALEWDEAFKNMNDPSGRAVKVHETSYDNSDEL, encoded by the coding sequence ATGTGTGGAATTGTATGTTTGTTTGATGCCAAACAAAAAACCGAAATATTAAGACCTCAGGTTCTTGAGATGTCAAAAAAGATCCGTCACAGAGGCCCCGATTGGAGTGGTGTCTTTCAGGATGAAAAAGTAATTTTCTCCCACGAAAGGCTTGCTATCGTAGATCCTACTTCAGGAAAACAGCCCTTGTTTACTAAAGATGGAAAAATAGTTTTAGCTGTAAACGGCGAGATCTACAATCACAGGGAATTAAAAGAAGAATTTCCCGATTACGAATTTCAAACCCAATCGGATTGTGAAGTAATTTTAGCACTTTATAAAAAATACGGAAAAAATTTCATCGAAAAGCTCAACGGAATTTTTGCCTTCTCTTTATATGATATAGAAAATGATGTGTATCTTATTGCCCGTGACCACATGGGAATCTGCCCTCTTTATCATGGTTGGGACAAAAACGGAAACTATTATGTCGCTTCAGAACTGAAAGCTTTGGAGGGTATCTGCAAAACGATCGAAACATTTTTGCCGGGACATTTGGTTTACAGTAAAGATGGTAGCGAACTTCAGCAATGGTATACAAGAGACTGGGAAAATTTTGACCATGTAAAAGACAACGAAACCGATATTTCAAAATTAAGGAAAGGATTGGAAGATGCCGTTCACAGACAATTGATGAGCGATGTACCTTACGGGGTCTTACTTTCCGGAGGTTTGGATTCTTCGGTCATTTCTGCTATTACGGCAAAATTTGCAAGGCAAAGAATCGAAAGCGGTGATACTCAGGAAGCCTGGTATCCGAGGTTGCACAGTTTTGCGGTCGGCTTGGTAGGTTCTCCGGATCTGGAAGCAGCCAGAAAAGCAGCGGAGCATATCGGCTCGGTTCACCATGAGGTTAATTTTACCGTTCAGGAAGGTCTGGATGCGATCCGGGATGTGATTTATCATTTGGAAACGTATGATGTAACGACGGTAAGAGCTTCCACTCCGATGTATCTTCTGGCAAGGGTAATTAAATCAATGGGGATAAAAATGGTGCTTTCCGGAGAGGGTTCTGATGAATTGTTCGGAGGATATTTATATTTTCATAAAGCTCCGAATGCTAAAGAATTCCATGATGAAACAGTGAGAAAATTAGGAAAACTTCACCTTTATGATTGCCTGAGAGCCAACAAAGCCCTGATGAGCTGGGGAATTGAAGGGCGTGTTCCTTTTCTTGATAAAGAATTTATGGATATTGCAATGACCGTTAATCCAAAGGATAAAATGGTAAGTAAAGCTGAAGGAAAAATTGAAAAATGGGTATTGAGAAAAGCTTTCGAAGACATCCTTCCGGATTCGATTGTGTGGAGACAGAAAGAACAGTTTTCAGACGGAGTCGGATATTCATGGATCGATACTTTAAAAGCTGTTGCTGAAAAAGAAGTCACCGATGAAATGATGGCCAGTGCAAAATTCAGATTCCCTCTGAATACACCTCAAAATAAAGAAGAATACCGATACAGAACGATTTTTGAAGAACATTTTCCAAGTGAAACCGCTGCTGCTACAGTTCCTTCTGTACCGTCAGTTGCCTGTTCAACACCTATCGCCCTGGAATGGGACGAAGCTTTCAAAAACATGAACGACCCAAGCGGAAGAGCGGTGAAGGTGCATGAAACGTCATACGATAATAGTGATGAATTATAA
- a CDS encoding MFS transporter, with the protein MSEVISQPNSIKKILPLILATAIFMQMLDSTILNTSLPSIAKDLHESPFNMQNAIISYVLTLAVFMPASGFLADRFGTKKVFIFSLVLFSLGSLFCALSQNLTHLVISRVIQGVGGSLMTPVGKLALIKTFDKNELLKAMNFAIIPALIGPVLGPLVGGYMVDYLSWHWIFLINIPIGILGITLGLKYMPNYKSTDVDFDLKGFLIFAAASLLLSISLELFGDLQNTTPVLVVFILGFLFMYYYYRHAKRDESPIFPLNLFQVRTFRVGIVGNLATRLGISSVPLLLPLMIQIAYNQSAVTSGWIIAPMAVTAMFGKSYVIKILDKFGYRQTLMVNTFIIGTLICLLAIPNIHTSLYWFIPIISVLGFFNSIQFTSMNTISIADLRNFQTSSGNSLISVNQQLAIGFGIAFGLIVLKIFESTDLIKGEIHNAFRYTFLTVGVLTIISGFVFRRLHISDGKNMKSKE; encoded by the coding sequence ATGTCAGAAGTCATTTCGCAACCCAATTCGATTAAGAAAATCTTACCCCTGATTCTTGCAACCGCAATTTTCATGCAGATGCTGGATTCTACTATTCTGAACACTTCTCTCCCATCCATTGCGAAAGATTTGCACGAATCTCCGTTCAATATGCAGAATGCGATTATCAGCTATGTTTTGACATTGGCGGTTTTTATGCCTGCGAGCGGCTTTTTGGCAGACCGGTTCGGAACAAAAAAAGTGTTTATTTTTTCGCTGGTGCTTTTTAGTTTGGGTTCATTATTTTGTGCCTTATCTCAAAATCTCACCCATCTTGTCATTTCTCGTGTGATTCAGGGAGTTGGCGGAAGTTTGATGACGCCTGTCGGAAAATTAGCTTTAATTAAAACTTTCGATAAAAACGAATTATTAAAAGCCATGAATTTCGCCATTATTCCAGCTCTGATCGGTCCCGTTTTAGGTCCGTTAGTGGGAGGTTATATGGTCGATTACCTTTCCTGGCACTGGATTTTTTTGATTAATATTCCGATTGGTATTTTAGGAATTACGTTAGGCTTAAAATATATGCCGAATTACAAATCCACCGATGTCGATTTTGATTTAAAAGGATTTTTAATTTTTGCGGCAGCTTCTCTTCTGCTCTCAATTTCACTGGAACTTTTCGGAGATCTGCAGAACACAACTCCCGTTTTGGTTGTTTTCATTCTCGGGTTTCTTTTTATGTACTATTATTACAGACATGCAAAAAGAGATGAAAGTCCGATTTTCCCGTTAAATTTATTCCAGGTTCGAACTTTCCGGGTAGGAATTGTTGGAAATCTGGCAACGAGGTTAGGAATTAGTTCTGTTCCTTTATTATTACCATTAATGATTCAGATTGCGTACAATCAATCGGCGGTTACTTCAGGTTGGATTATCGCTCCGATGGCAGTTACAGCGATGTTTGGAAAATCTTATGTCATAAAAATTTTAGATAAATTTGGGTATCGGCAAACCCTGATGGTGAATACATTCATTATCGGAACATTGATCTGTCTTTTAGCCATTCCGAATATTCATACGTCTTTGTATTGGTTTATCCCGATTATTTCCGTGTTAGGATTTTTTAATTCGATTCAGTTTACCTCGATGAATACCATTTCCATTGCAGATTTAAGGAATTTTCAAACGAGCAGCGGAAACTCTTTAATTTCAGTCAATCAACAGCTTGCCATCGGTTTCGGGATCGCTTTCGGACTGATTGTTTTAAAAATATTTGAAAGCACAGATCTTATCAAAGGGGAAATTCACAACGCCTTCCGCTACACCTTCCTCACAGTCGGGGTTCTCACGATCATTTCCGGATTTGTTTTCCGCAGACTTCACATTTCAGACGGCAAAAATATGAAATCGAAGGAGTGA
- a CDS encoding pirin family protein — protein sequence MATKQVQIVISPKPAHFVGDGFRVHNFIPGVQGLDMKRMDPFIMLDYNAKFHFNGTDQPRGVGVHPHRGFETVTIAYKGRVQHHDSAGGGGIIGEGDVQWMTAAKGVLHKEYHEREWAKEGGIFQMVQLWVNLPSVYKMSCPKYQAIKNSDMTKIDLGENGFIELIAGEYQQQKGPAFTFSPVHMMNAKLKKGGKADFNFPADFNTAALVVEGSIIINGEEKAPTNNFVLFKNEGEDFSIEATEDSIILIISGMPLNEPIYPHGPFVMNSREEIMQAFEDYNLGRFGYLAD from the coding sequence ATGGCAACTAAACAAGTACAAATCGTAATATCTCCAAAGCCTGCTCATTTTGTGGGTGATGGTTTTAGGGTGCATAATTTTATTCCGGGCGTTCAGGGATTGGATATGAAGAGGATGGATCCGTTTATTATGCTTGATTATAATGCAAAATTTCATTTTAATGGAACAGATCAGCCTCGTGGTGTCGGCGTGCATCCTCACAGAGGTTTTGAAACCGTGACTATCGCTTATAAAGGTCGTGTACAGCATCATGACAGTGCTGGCGGAGGTGGAATTATCGGTGAAGGTGACGTGCAGTGGATGACAGCGGCAAAAGGAGTCCTTCACAAAGAATATCATGAAAGAGAATGGGCAAAAGAAGGCGGAATTTTCCAGATGGTTCAGCTTTGGGTGAATCTTCCATCGGTATATAAAATGAGCTGCCCGAAATATCAGGCGATCAAAAATTCTGATATGACGAAAATTGATCTCGGTGAAAACGGCTTTATAGAGCTTATTGCCGGAGAATATCAACAGCAGAAAGGTCCTGCTTTTACTTTCAGTCCGGTTCATATGATGAATGCCAAATTGAAGAAAGGGGGGAAAGCAGATTTCAATTTTCCTGCAGATTTCAATACCGCGGCTTTGGTCGTGGAAGGAAGTATCATCATTAACGGCGAAGAAAAAGCTCCGACAAATAATTTTGTTTTATTTAAAAATGAAGGAGAAGATTTTTCTATTGAAGCTACAGAAGATTCAATTATTTTAATCATCAGCGGAATGCCACTGAACGAACCGATTTATCCTCACGGTCCTTTTGTAATGAATTCCAGAGAGGAAATCATGCAGGCTTTTGAAGATTATAATTTGGGAAGATTCGGATATCTTGCTGATTAA
- a CDS encoding GNAT family N-acetyltransferase, with protein MKPEFENIPLINTGTRFQIEFNGHSAFIDYREMGSQIALNHTEADILIAGTGAAQAVVEKTLHYIEEHQKKALPFCPYVVSFIKKNPEWKRVVDQRFHGYEQL; from the coding sequence ATGAAACCAGAATTTGAAAACATCCCTTTAATAAATACCGGAACAAGATTCCAGATAGAATTCAATGGACATTCTGCCTTTATCGATTATCGTGAAATGGGAAGCCAGATCGCACTTAATCATACCGAAGCAGACATTCTGATTGCAGGAACCGGTGCCGCACAGGCAGTTGTGGAAAAGACTTTACATTATATCGAAGAACATCAGAAGAAAGCACTTCCCTTTTGTCCGTACGTTGTATCATTCATTAAAAAAAATCCGGAATGGAAACGTGTTGTCGACCAGAGATTTCACGGATACGAGCAACTTTAA